In Acanthochromis polyacanthus isolate Apoly-LR-REF ecotype Palm Island chromosome 18, KAUST_Apoly_ChrSc, whole genome shotgun sequence, the following proteins share a genomic window:
- the LOC110945378 gene encoding tripartite motif-containing protein 16-like: protein MEQQRNQSDSEKLSCSICLDLLKDPVSTSCGHSYCMDCIKTHWDGEDGKRIYSCPQCRKIFTPRPELQKNVTLADLVEDLKKTRLQAAAEDLCYAGPGDVSCDSCTGRKLKAVKSCLQCLVSFCQQHLQPHYQSAAFKKHQLVEPSKNLQENICSRHDKMMEIFCLTDQQLICSLCSLDEHKGHETVSAAAERMKKQKELEVSRLNVQQRIQDRQKDVELLQQELEAIRVSADKTVKDSQEMFTQMIHLLQNRWRDVEQQIRSQQKTEERRVKELEEKLEQEIRDLKRKDAELKQLSDTPDHSHFLHNYPSVSALSESKPLSNVIIRPLRHFEDMTAAVKELRDHLQDILRDTWTNISLAITEVDVLLSEPEPKTRDGFLKYSREITLDPNTAHTWLLLSEGNSIVTKMRENQRYPDHPDRFTDWFQVLSKESLTGRCYWEVELRGRVEVSVAKKNICRKGISHECRFGFNDKSWALRCYTNSYSFWYNRIKTPVSGPQSFRIGVYLDHRAGILSFYSVSETMTLLHRVQTTFTEPIHAGVWIYGDGTTAEFLKVK, encoded by the coding sequence ATGGAGCAGCAAAGAAATCAGTCGGATTCAGAGAAACTCTCTTGTTCCATCTGTCTGGATCTACTGAAGGATCCGGTCTCTACTTCCTGTGGACACAGCTACTGCATGGACTGTATTAAAACACACTGGGATGGAGAGGATGGGAAGAGAATCTACAGCTGCCCTCAGTGCAGGAAGATTTTCACACCGAGGCCTGAACTGCAGAAAAACGTCACGTTGGCAGATTTAGTGGAGGATCTGAAGAAGACCAgactccaagctgctgctgaagatcTCTGCTATGCTGGACCTGGAGATGTGTCCTGTGATTCCTGCACTGGGAGGAAACTGAAAGCTGTCAAGTCCTGTCTGCAGTGTCTGGTCTCTTTCTGTCAGCAACACCTCCAGCCTCACTATCAATCTGCTGCTTTTAAGAAACACCAGCTGGTGGAGCCCTCCAAGAAcctccaggagaacatctgctctcgTCATGATAAGATGATGGAgattttctgtctcactgaCCAACAGTtgatctgttctctgtgttcctTGGATGAACATAAAGGACATGAAAccgtctcagcagcagcagaaaggatGAAGAAGCAGAAGGAGCTGGAGGTGAGTCGACTGAACGtccagcagagaatccaggacagacagaaagacgtgGAGCTGCTTCAACAGGAGCTGGAGGCCATCAGAGTCTCTGCTGATAAAACAGTGAAGGACAGTCAGGAGATGTTCACCCAGatgatccatctcctccagaACAGATGGCGagatgtggagcagcagatcagatcccAGCAGAAGACGGAAGAGAGACGAGTCAAAGAGCttgaggagaagctggagcaggagatcagggatctgaagaggaaagacgctgagctgaagcagctcTCAGATACACCAGATCACAGCCACTTCCTCCACAACTACCCCTCAGTGTCAGCACTCAGTGAGTCCAAACCCTTATCCAACGTCATCATCCGTCCTCTGAGACACTTTGAGGAcatgacagcagctgtgaaagAGCTCAGAGATCATCTACAGGACATTCTGAGGGACACGTGGACAAACATCTCACTGGCAATCACTGAAGTGGATGTTCTActgtcagaaccagaaccaaagaCCAGAGATGGATTCTTAAAGTATTCAAGAGAAATCACTTtggatccaaacacagcacacacatgGCTGTTATTATCTGAAGGGAACAGTATagtaacaaaaatgagagaaaaccaacgttatcctgatcatccagacagattcaCTGATTGGTTTCAGGTCCTGAGTAAagagagtctgactggacgttgttactgggaggtggagttgAGAGGAAGAGTTGAAGTATCAGTGGCAAAGAAGAATATCTGCAGAAAAGGAATCTCACATGAATGTAGATTTGGATTTAATGACAAATCTTGGGCTTTACGTTGTTACACCAACAGTTATTCATTTTGGTACAACAGAATTAAAACTCCCGTCTCTGGTCCTCAGTCCTTCAGAATCGGAGTCTATCTGGATCACAGAGCAGGTATTCTGTCTTTCTACAGCGTCTCTGAAACCATGactctcctccacagagtccagaccacattcactgagcCCATACATGCTGGAGTTTGGATTTATGGTGATGGAACCACTGCAGAGTTCCTTAAAGTCAAATAG
- the LOC110972542 gene encoding zinc finger and SCAN domain-containing protein 2-like isoform X1: MNEKYQSDKVTMCSVEYLRELISDRLAAAAGEIFSEFEKTIVQYQEEIDRQRRLLDVLWKPHIPLQPIELPQSYVCDNEKTVVDHQPHDQERNSMVDHQDPEPLRIKDQQEELCTSWDQSNPEFSQIKIKQEELCTSVDQLNPEISQIKMEQEELCTSLDQLNPELPQIKVEQDEICSSQEEELIGLKQETDTFEVTPADEESHHSEPKPNNDQLLFHISCVAESPDQEGSKDVDSGSTGCIEQKPRHQSNSSHSNDVDNDPLTARQCDNDKARKSATCEICAKAFSNKSVLIKHHRTHTGEKPYACETCGKGFSRRTHLTAHMRRHTGEKPFLCGTCEKSFSRRDYLTDHMRCHTGEKPYVCNTCGKRFSVSSVHRRHMAVHKMGKPYSCGTCGKSFSHRSYLTAHMRCHTGEKPYSCGTCGKSFRRRTHLTRHMRCHTGEKPYSCGTCKKSFKHSCRLKAHMRIHTAEKS, from the exons atgaatgagaaatatcagagcgataaagtaacgatgtgttcagttgagtatctgagagagttgatcagcgacagactagctgctgctgctggagaaatattctcagagtttgaaaaaaccatcgtccagtaccaggaggagatcgatcgtcagcgcagactgctggatgtcctctggaaaccacacatccccttacagcccatag agctcccacagtcttATGTCTGTGACAATGAGAAGACTGTCgttgaccatcagccccatgaccaggagagaaactccaTGGTGGACCATCAGGACCCAGAGCCTCTACGGATTAAAGAccagcaggaggaactctgcaccagttgggaccaatcaaacccagagttttctcaaattaaaattaaacaggaagaattgtgcaccagtgtggaccaattaaacccagagatttctcaaattaaaatggaacaggaagaattgtgcaccagtctggaccaattaaacccagagttaccacaaattaaagtggaacaggatgaaatctgctccagtcaggaggaagagttaattggattgaaacaggagactgatacctttgaggtgactcctgctgatgaggaaagtcaccacagtgaaccaaaaccaaacaatgatcagctcctgtttcacatctcttgtgtagctgagagcccagatcaggaaggaagcAAGGATGTAGACTCAGGATCAACTGGATGTATCGAGCagaaaccaagacatcagagtaacagcagtcacagtaatgatgtagacaatgATCCATTGACAGCgagacagtgtgataatgacaaggcaagaaaatctGCAACATGCGAGATCTGTGCAAAAGCTTTtagcaataaatcagttttaatcaaacatcacagaacccacacaggtgagaagccatatgcttgtgaaacctgtggaaaagGCTTTAGTCGACGGACccatttgactgcccacatgagacgtcacacaggtgagaagccgtttCTATGTGGCACAtgtgaaaaaagctttagtcgacgGGACTatttgactgaccacatgagatgtcacacaggtgagaagccgtatgttTGTAATACTTGTGGGAAAAGATTTTCTGTTTCATCAGTACATAGAAGgcacatggcagttcacaaaatgggaaagccatattcttgtggaacctgtggaaaaagctttagtcatCGGTCctatttgactgcccacatgagatgtcacacaggtgagaagccgtattcttgtggcacctgtggaaaaagcttccgTCGACGGACCCATTTGACTAgacacatgagatgtcacacaggtgagaagccatattcttgtggaacctgtaaaaaaagcttcaaacatAGTTGTCGATTAAAAGCacacatgagaatccacacagctgagaagtcgtga